One part of the Neodiprion virginianus isolate iyNeoVirg1 chromosome 3, iyNeoVirg1.1, whole genome shotgun sequence genome encodes these proteins:
- the LOC124299811 gene encoding alpha-glucosidase-like isoform X3, producing the protein MRMGIIVLGLIALLGCSSVNGDTEWWQTMSLYQIYPRSWKDSDGDGIGDLQGIESKLEHLVDAGVDAFWISPIYPSPMADFGYDISDFMDIDPIFGTLDDFDNLVATAKSLGLKVVMDFVPNHSSDEHEWFINSMASVDPYTDYYIWKNGTVLENGTITPPNNWVSVFGGSAWTWNNQRQAYYLHQFAEEQPDLNYWNEEVVAAMKEVLVFWLDRGVDGFRVDAIPHLFEDSTFPDEPLTGDTDDPTDYGYVEHDYTKHLQETYDMVQQWREVLDNYTENSDGVPRIMMAEAYANTSMTMKYYDYGAHFPFNFNLISNVDGSSTAAEIKESALDEWLNNVPDNATSNWVIGNHDKSRVATRYSPEQVDTLNIINLLLPGVSVTYYGEEIGMEDQWISYEDTVDPQGCNQDEDTYESYSRDPARTPMQWDATTSAGFSTNESTWLPVNTNYLTLNLAAQVAADTSHYKVYQALTALRKEAVIQEGSVNVQLINNNVFAFMREYSGSVPVMVVANMANNSETVSLEVFDNAADTLLVSIASVDSSLTEGSEVSKTSLEISALSALVLRSGAEALISSGIIILFVTALAYFHH; encoded by the exons atgCGGATGGGAATAATCGTTCTTGGGCTGATAGCCCTCCTTGGCTGTAGTTCGGTGAATGGTGATACGGAATGGTGGCAGACTATGTCTCTGTATCAAATATACCCGAGGAGTTGGAAAGACAGTGACGGCGATGGGATTGGAGACCTCCAAG gaattGAGAGCAAGCTAGAACACCTGGTCGATGCAGGAGTTGACGCGTTTTGGATTTCACCAATTTACCCGAGTCCAATGGCGGACTTTGGATACGACATTTCAGACTTCATGGACATAGATCCAATATTCGGAACCTTGGATGACTTCGACAATCTCGTAGCGACGGCAAAGTCGCTTGGACTGAAGGTCGTTATGGATTTCGTGCCAAATCATTCGTCGGACGAACACGAATGGTTCATAAACAGTATGGCGAGCGTAGATCCGTACACCGACTACTACATATGGAAGAATGGAACAGTTTTGGAGAATGGAACCATCACGCCCCCCAACAACTGG GTCAGTGTGTTCGGTGGTTCAGCATGGACTTGGAACAACCAACGTCAGGCCTACTATCTCCATCAGTTTGCCGAAGAGCAGCCTGACCTTAATTACTGGAATGAAGAGGTGGTCGCGGCGATGAAG GAAGTTCTGGTCTTCTGGTTGGACAGGGGTGTCGATGGTTTCCGAGTCGACGCCATTCCTCATCTCTTCGAGGATTCAACATTCCCCGACGAACCGCTTACCGGCGACACCGATGACCCGACTGACTATGGCTACGTCGAACATGACTACACGAAGCATTTGCAAGAGACTTACGACATGGTGCAGCAATGGCGCGAGGTCTTGGATAACTACACTGAGAACTCGGACGGTGTACCGAGGATAATGATGGCCGAAGCCTACGCCAACACCTCGATGACAATGAAGTACTACGACTACGGAGCACATTTCCCTttcaacttcaacctcatcAGCAACGTGGACGGCTCCTCAACCGCCGCGGAAATCAAAGAGTCCGCCCTCGACGAGTGGCTGAATAACGTACCCGATAACGCAACGTCAAACTGGGTG ataggAAATCACGACAAAAGCCGTGTTGCCACCAGATACTCTCCGGAGCAGGTGGATACGCTGAACATTATAAATTTGCTTCTACCCGGAGTATCGGTAACCTATTATGGGGAAGAAATCGGTATGGAAGACCAGTGGATATCGTATGAAGACACGGTGGATCCACAGGGATGTAACCAGGACGAGGACACGTACGAATCGTACTCGCGAGATCCTGCGAGAACCCCGATGCAATGGGATGCGACGACTTCAGCTG GATTCTCTACCAACGAGTCAACCTGGCTACCGGTAAACACAAATTACCTCACCTTGAATCTCGCCGCTCAAGTCGCAGCCGACACGTCCCACTACAAGGTCTACCAAGCTCTTACAGCCCTTAGGAAGGAGGCGGTCATACAAGAAGGATCCGTCAACGTTCAGCTGATAAACAACAATGTCTTTGCTTTCATGAG ggAGTACAGTGGATCTGTTCCGGTGATGGTCGTGGCAAACATGGCGAACAACTCGGAGACCGTCAGTCTAGAAGTGTTCGACAACGCAGCTGACACCCTTTTGGTGTCGATAGCCAGCGTTGACTCCAGTCTAACTGAAGG GAGTGAAGTGTCCAAAACGAGCCTTGAAATCTCCGCCTTGTCTGCGCTCGTTTTGCGAAGTGGTGCCGAAGCTTTGATCTCCAGTGGAATCATCATCCTGTTCGTGACGGCCCTGGCTTACTTCCATCACTGA
- the LOC124299811 gene encoding alpha-glucosidase-like isoform X1 — protein sequence MRMGIIVLGLIALLGCSSVNGDTEWWQTMSLYQIYPRSWKDSDGDGIGDLQGIESKLEHLVDAGVDAFWISPIYPSPMADFGYDISDFMDIDPIFGTLDDFDNLVATAKSLGLKVVMDFVPNHSSDEHEWFINSMASVDPYTDYYIWKNGTVLENGTITPPNNWVSVFGGSAWTWNNQRQAYYLHQFAEEQPDLNYWNEEVVAAMKEVLVFWLDRGVDGFRVDAIPHLFEDSTFPDEPLTGDTDDPTDYGYVEHDYTKHLQETYDMVQQWREVLDNYTENSDGVPRIMMAEAYANTSMTMKYYDYGAHFPFNFNLISNVDGSSTAAEIKESALDEWLNNVPDNATSNWVIGNHDQSRVASRYSPEQVDAMNMINLLLPGVSVTYYGEEIGMEDQWISWEDTQDPQGCGADEDTYEDYTRDPNRTPMQWDATTSAGFSTSNSTWLPVNSNYLTLNLAAQIDADVSHYKVFQDLTTLRKEAVIQEGTVNVQLLNDNVMAFSRELESSSDSIMIVVTNFANHTEMISLEAFENAPDTLVVSIASIDSDLTAGTTVSKSSLEISALAGLVLRASTASGASAVVSSGVITLFMAVLANLRY from the exons atgCGGATGGGAATAATCGTTCTTGGGCTGATAGCCCTCCTTGGCTGTAGTTCGGTGAATGGTGATACGGAATGGTGGCAGACTATGTCTCTGTATCAAATATACCCGAGGAGTTGGAAAGACAGTGACGGCGATGGGATTGGAGACCTCCAAG gaattGAGAGCAAGCTAGAACACCTGGTCGATGCAGGAGTTGACGCGTTTTGGATTTCACCAATTTACCCGAGTCCAATGGCGGACTTTGGATACGACATTTCAGACTTCATGGACATAGATCCAATATTCGGAACCTTGGATGACTTCGACAATCTCGTAGCGACGGCAAAGTCGCTTGGACTGAAGGTCGTTATGGATTTCGTGCCAAATCATTCGTCGGACGAACACGAATGGTTCATAAACAGTATGGCGAGCGTAGATCCGTACACCGACTACTACATATGGAAGAATGGAACAGTTTTGGAGAATGGAACCATCACGCCCCCCAACAACTGG GTCAGTGTGTTCGGTGGTTCAGCATGGACTTGGAACAACCAACGTCAGGCCTACTATCTCCATCAGTTTGCCGAAGAGCAGCCTGACCTTAATTACTGGAATGAAGAGGTGGTCGCGGCGATGAAG GAAGTTCTGGTCTTCTGGTTGGACAGGGGTGTCGATGGTTTCCGAGTCGACGCCATTCCTCATCTCTTCGAGGATTCAACATTCCCCGACGAACCGCTTACCGGCGACACCGATGACCCGACTGACTATGGCTACGTCGAACATGACTACACGAAGCATTTGCAAGAGACTTACGACATGGTGCAGCAATGGCGCGAGGTCTTGGATAACTACACTGAGAACTCGGACGGTGTACCGAGGATAATGATGGCCGAAGCCTACGCCAACACCTCGATGACAATGAAGTACTACGACTACGGAGCACATTTCCCTttcaacttcaacctcatcAGCAACGTGGACGGCTCCTCAACCGCCGCGGAAATCAAAGAGTCCGCCCTCGACGAGTGGCTGAATAACGTACCCGATAACGCAACGTCAAACTGGGTG ATAGGAAATCACGACCAGAGTCGAGTGGCTAGTAGATACAGTCCGGAGCAAGTCGACGCGATGAACATGATCAACCTTCTCCTTCCCGGGGTCTCTGTCACTTATTACGGCGAGGAAATCGGTATGGAGGATCAATGGATATCTTGGGAAGATACTCAGGATCCGCAAGGTTGTGGTGCTGATGAAGACACGTATGAAGACTACACGCGAGATCCTAACAGAACACCGATGCAATGGGACGCAACGACTTCGGCTG GATTCTCCACCAGCAATTCAACTTGGTTACCAGTGAACAGCAACTACCTGACTCTGAATCTCGCCGCTCAAATCGACGCTGATGTCTCCCATTACAAGGTGTTCCAAGACCTGACAACCCTGAGAAAAGAGGCAGTCATACAAGAAGGGACTGTCAACGTCCAGTTGTTAAACGATAACGTCATGGCTTTCTCAAG GGAGCTGGAGTCATCTTCTGATAGCATAATGATCGTCGTGACCAACTTCGCCAATCATACGGAGATGATCAGCCTTGAAGCATTCGAAAACGCGCCCGACACTCTTGTTGTATCAATCGCCAGCATTGACTCAGACTTGACGGCAGG GACCACAGTTTCCAAATCAAGCTTGGAAATTTCTGCCTTGGCTGGACTTGTTCTTCGTGCCAGTACTGCGAGCGGTGCCAGTGCGGTGGTTTCCAGTGGAGTTATCACACTTTTCATGGCAGTCTTAGCCAACCTCCGTTACTGA
- the LOC124299811 gene encoding alpha-glucosidase-like isoform X2 → MRGVLAFALLALTGLSSVNADLDWWQTMSVYQIYPRSWKDSDGDGIGDLPGIESKLQHLVDSGIDAFWTSPIYESPMADFGYDIANYTNIDSIFGTLEDFDDLVATAKSLGLKVIMDLVPNHSSDEHQWFTNSLASIDPYTDYYIWKNGTELENGTIVPPNNWVSVFGGYAWSWRSERQAYYLHQFAEEQPDLNYRNEYVVQEMKDIIEFWLDRGVDGFRVDAIPYLYEDESFPDEPLSGTTDSPTNYSYTLHYYTQDQAETYEMVAQWRQLLDDYSFKTDNITRVLMMEAYTNTSQTMKFYDYGANFPFNFGFISNVDGSSTPTEIKELAIDEWLDNVPDNGTSNWVIGNHDQSRVASRYSPEQVDAMNMINLLLPGVSVTYYGEEIGMEDQWISWEDTQDPQGCGADEDTYEDYTRDPNRTPMQWDATTSAGFSTSNSTWLPVNSNYLTLNLAAQIDADVSHYKVFQDLTTLRKEAVIQEGTVNVQLLNDNVMAFSRELESSSDSIMIVVTNFANHTEMISLEAFENAPDTLVVSIASIDSDLTAGTTVSKSSLEISALAGLVLRASTASGASAVVSSGVITLFMAVLANLRY, encoded by the exons ATGAGGGGTGTGCTTGCTTTTGCACTGCTTGCTCTAACGGGCTTGAGCTCCGTTAATGCGGATTTAGACTGGTGGCAAACGATGTCGGTGTATCAAATTTATCCAAGAAGTTGGAAAGACAGTGACGGTGATGGTATAGGGGATCTTCCAG GAATCGAGAGTAAACTTCAGCATCTCGTCGACTCTGGTATCGACGCGTTTTGGACATCACCAATTTATGAGAGTCCAATGGCAGATTTTGGTTATGATATTGCAAATTACACGAATATTGATTCGATATTTGGCACCCTGGAAGACTTTGACGATTTGGTAGCGACGGCGAAATCTCTCGGACTAAAAGTGATCATGGATTTAGTACCGAATCATTCGTCGGATGAACATCAATGGTTCACTAACAGTTTAGCGAGTATCGATCCCTACACGGATTACTATATATGGAAAAATGGTACCGAATTGGAAAACGGAACCATCGTTCCCCCCAACAATTGG GTGAGTGTATTTGGTGGTTACGCCTGGAGTTGGAGATCAGAAAGGCAGGCTTACTATCTGCATCAGTTCGCTGAGGAGCAGCCTGACTTAAATTACAGAAACGAGTATGTTGTTCAGGAAATGAAG GATATCATCGAATTCTGGTTGGACAGAGGTGTCGATGGATTCCGAGTAGACGCTATTCCATATCTTTACGAAGATGAAAGTTTTCCGGATGAACCTCTCTCTGGAACAACTGACTCTCCGACGAACTACAGTTACACACTCCATTATTATACGCAAGATCAAGCGGAAACTTACGAGATGGTTGCTCAGTGGCGACAATTATTGGACGACTATTCTTTCAAGACCGACAATATTACGCGAGTACTAATGATGGAAGCTTACACGAACACGTCGCAGACCATGAAATTCTACGATTACGGAGCAAACTTTCCTTTCAATTTCGGGTTTATTAGCAATGTCGACGGCTCATCGACCCCGACGGAGATCAAAGAATTAGCCATCGACGAATGGCTTGACAATGTACCCGATAATGGAACGTCAAACTGGGTG ATAGGAAATCACGACCAGAGTCGAGTGGCTAGTAGATACAGTCCGGAGCAAGTCGACGCGATGAACATGATCAACCTTCTCCTTCCCGGGGTCTCTGTCACTTATTACGGCGAGGAAATCGGTATGGAGGATCAATGGATATCTTGGGAAGATACTCAGGATCCGCAAGGTTGTGGTGCTGATGAAGACACGTATGAAGACTACACGCGAGATCCTAACAGAACACCGATGCAATGGGACGCAACGACTTCGGCTG GATTCTCCACCAGCAATTCAACTTGGTTACCAGTGAACAGCAACTACCTGACTCTGAATCTCGCCGCTCAAATCGACGCTGATGTCTCCCATTACAAGGTGTTCCAAGACCTGACAACCCTGAGAAAAGAGGCAGTCATACAAGAAGGGACTGTCAACGTCCAGTTGTTAAACGATAACGTCATGGCTTTCTCAAG GGAGCTGGAGTCATCTTCTGATAGCATAATGATCGTCGTGACCAACTTCGCCAATCATACGGAGATGATCAGCCTTGAAGCATTCGAAAACGCGCCCGACACTCTTGTTGTATCAATCGCCAGCATTGACTCAGACTTGACGGCAGG GACCACAGTTTCCAAATCAAGCTTGGAAATTTCTGCCTTGGCTGGACTTGTTCTTCGTGCCAGTACTGCGAGCGGTGCCAGTGCGGTGGTTTCCAGTGGAGTTATCACACTTTTCATGGCAGTCTTAGCCAACCTCCGTTACTGA
- the LOC124299813 gene encoding alpha-glucosidase-like has protein sequence MRGVLVFALLALTSWSSVNADLDWWQTMALYQIYPRSFKDSDGDGIGDLAGIENKLQHLVDTGIDAVWISPFYESPMVDFGYDISNFTAIDPIFGTMDDFDNLVAMAKSLGLKVIMDLVPNHSSDEHEWFINSLASIDPYTDYYIWMNGTELENGTIAPPNNWVSGFGGYAWTWRDERQAYYLHQYTEEQPDLNYRNEYVVQEMKDIMEFWLDRGIDGFRVDSIMTLFEDATFPDEPLSGTTDDPTDYDYLLHYYTLDQIETYEMVAQWRELLDDYAFKTDNVTRIMMTEVYSNLSMTLLYYDYGAHFPFNFRFIRSVDSSSTAQEVKELAIDAWLDNLPDNATADWVMGNHDNSRVASRYTSEQVDALNMINLLLPGASVTYYGEEIGMEDQWISWEDTVDPQACNQDEDSYESYSRDPARTPMQWDATTSAGFSTNESTWLPVNSNYLTLNLAAQIDADVSHYKVFQDLTTLRKETVIQEGTVNVQLLSDNVICFSRELESSSEDAVFVLTNFANNTETVSLDVFENAPDSLVVSIASVNSTLTAGTAVSRNSIDVPAYAGLVLRASTESDANVLISSTKITLFMAFLVYLWI, from the exons ATGCGCGGTGTCCTCGTTTTTGCGCTGCTTGCTCTTACGAGCTGGAGCTCCGTTAATGCAGACTTAGACTGGTGGCAGACCATGGCATTGTACCAAATTTATCCGAGAAGTTTCAAGGATAGTGACGGTGATGGAATAGGAGATCTAGCAG GGATCGAGAACAAATTGCAGCATCTCGTTGATACTGGTATTGACGCGGTCTGGATATCACCATTTTACGAGAGTCCCATGGTAGATTTCGGAtacgatatttcaaatttcaccgctaTTGATCCAATATTCGGTACGATGGATGACTTCGACAATCTGGTAGCGATGGCTAAATCCCTCGGGCTGAAAGTGATCATGGACTTAGTACCGAATCATTCGTCGGATGAACACGAATGGTTCATTAACAGTTTGGCGAGCATTGATCCCTACACGGATTACTACATTTGGATGAACGGTACTGAACTAGAAAACGGAACCATTGCTCCTCCAAACAACTGG GTGAGTGGCTTTGGTGGATACGCCTGGACGTGGAGAGACGAAAGGCAAGCCTACTACCTTCACCAGTACACTGAAGAGCAGCCTGACCTAAATTACAGAAACGAATACGTTGTTCAGGAGATGAAG gaTATCATGGAATTCTGGCTGGACAGGGGCATCGATGGTTTCAGAGTCGACTCCATAATGACTCTTTTCGAAGACGCAACATTCCCGGACGAACCTCTCTCCGGGACAACTGATGACCCGACGGATTACGATTACTTACTTCACTATTATACACTAGATCAAATCGAAACTTACGAGATGGTTGCTCAGTGGCGTGAGCTTTTAGATGACTATGCTTTCAAGACGGACAATGTCACGCGGATCATGATGACAGAAGTTTACTCAAATTTGTCGATGACCCTGCTTTACTACGATTATGGAGCACACTTTCCGTTCAATTTCCGATTCATTAGAAGTGTTGACAGCTCGTCAACAGCACAGGAGGTCAAAGAATTAGCCATTGACGCATGGCTGGATAATCTACCCGATAATGCAACGGCGGACTGGGTG ATGGGAAATCATGACAACAGTCGAGTCGCTAGCAGATACACTTCAGAGCAAGTTGATGCGTTGAACATGATCAATCTCCTCCTTCCTGGAGCCTCGGTAACCTATTACGGTGAAGAAATCGGTATGGAGGATCAATGGATATCCTGGGAGGACACGGTGGATCCACAGGCTTGTAACCAGGACGAGGACTCGTACGAGTCGTATTCGCGAGACCCTGCGAGAACTCCGATGCAGTGGGATGCGACGACTTCAGCTG GATTCTCGACCAATGAGTCGACGTGGCTACCAGTAAACAGCAACTACCTCACTCTGAATCTCGCCGCTCAAATCGACGCTGATGTCTCCCATTACAAGGTGTTCCAAGACCTGACAACCTTGAGAAAAGAGACAGTCATACAAGAAGGGACTGTCAACGTCCAGTTGTTGAGCGACAACGTCATATGTTTCTCCAG GGAGCTGGAATCATCCAGTGAAGATGCAGTTTTTGTCCTGACCAACTTCGCCAACAACACGGAAACGGTTAGCTTAGATGTTTTCGAGAATGCTCCTGACAGTCTAGTCGTTTCCATCGCTAGTGTTAACTCAACATTGACTGCTGG CACTGCAGTTTCCCGCAACAGCATTGACGTCCCTGCCTATGCAGGACTTGTTCTTCGTGCTAGTACTGAGAGTGATGCCAACGTCCTCATCTCCAGTACAAAAATCACGCTTTTCATGGCATTCCTTGTCTACCTTTGGATTTGA
- the LOC124299812 gene encoding alpha-glucosidase-like, which yields MKDVRILLLVALASWNSVHADLEWWQTTSVYQIYPRSWKDSDGDGIGDLPGIESKLQHLVDSGIDTFWLSPIYESPMVDFGYDISNFTSIDPIFGTMDDFDNLVATAKSLGLKVIMDLVPNHSSDEHEWFVKSLAGTEPYSDYYIWHNGTVLENGTITVPNNWISFFGGSAWTWSSARQAYYLHQYTEEQPDLNYRNEYVVQEMKDIIEFWLDRGIDGFRVDTIMTLVEDASFPDEPLSGTTDDSTDHDYLLHYYTEDQIETYEVVAEWRELLDDYAFKTDNVTRIMMMEAYSNLTMTLLYYDYGAHFPFNFRFIRSVDSSSTAQEVKELAIDAWLDNLPDNATADWVLGNHDNSRVASRYTPEQVDALNMINLLLPGVSVTYYGEEIGMEDESISWEDTVDPQACNQDEDSYESNSRDPARTPMQWDTTTSAGFSTNESTWLPVNSNYLTLNLAAQIDADVSHYKVFQDLTTLRKETVIQEGTVNVQLLSDNVICFSRELESSSEDAVFVLTNFANNTETVSLDVFENAPDSLVVYIASVNSTLTAGTAVSRSSVEVSAYAGLVLRTSTESSANVLISTATLTLCMAFLVSLQF from the exons ATGAAAGATGTTCGAATCCTTTTACTCGTGGCTCTCGCGAGCTGGAACTCCGTTCATGCAGATTTAGAATGGTGGCAAACGACGTCAGTGTATCAAATTTATCCGAGAAGTTGGAAAGATAGCGATGGCGATGGAATAGGCGATCTACCAG GTATCGAAAGCAAACTGCAGCATCTCGTCGACTCTGGTATTGACACATTTTGGCTTTCCCCGATTTACGAGAGTCCCATGGTGGATTTTGGATACGATATTTCAAACTTCACGTCGATCGATCCAATATTCGGGACGATGGATGACTTTGACAACCTGGTAGCGACGGCCAAGTCCCTCGGACTAAAAGTGATCATGGATTTAGTACCGAATCATTCGTCGGATGAACATGAATGGTTCGTCAAAAGTTTGGCGGGCACTGAACCCTATTCAGATTACTATATATGGCATAATGGTACCGTGTTGGAAAATGGAACTATTACTGTTCCCAATAACTGG ATCAGTTTCTTTGGTGGTTCCGCTTGGACATGGAGTTCGGCAAGACAGGCTTATTACCTTCATCAGTACACCGAAGAGCAGCCTGACCTTAATTACAGAAACGAATACGTTGTTCAGGAGATGAAG gaTATCATTGAATTCTGGCTGGACAGGGGCATCGATGGTTTCAGAGTCGACACCATAATGACTCTTGTCGAGGACGCATCATTCCCGGACGAACCTCTCTCCGGGACAACCGATGATTCCACGGATCACGATTACTTACTTCACTATTATACGGAAGATCAAATCGAAACTTATGAGGTGGTTGCTGAGTGGCGCGAGCTTTTGGATGACTATGCTTTCAAGACGGACAATGTCACGCGGATCATGATGATGGAAGCTTACTCAAATTTGACAATGACCCTGCTTTACTACGATTATGGAGCAcattttccattcaatttcCGATTCATTCGAAGTGTTGACAGCTCGTCAACAGCACAGGAGGTCAAAGAATTAGCCATCGACGCATGGCTGGATAATCTACCCGATAACGCAACGGCGGACTGGGTG TTGGGAAATCACGACAACAGTCGAGTCGCCAGCAGATACACTCCGGAACAAGTTGATGCGTTGAACATGATCAATCTCCTCCTTCCCGGAGTATCGGTAACCTATTATGGTGAGGAAATCGGTATGGAGGATGAATCGATATCCTGGGAGGACACGGTTGATCCACAGGCTTGTAACCAGGACGAGGACTCGTACGAATCGAACTCGCGAGATCCTGCGAGAACTCCGATGCAATGGGATACGACGACTTCAGCTG GATTCTCGACCAATGAGTCGACGTGGCTACCAGTAAACAGCAACTACCTCACTCTGAATCTCGCCGCTCAAATCGACGCTGATGTCTCCCATTACAAGGTGTTCCAAGACCTGACAACCCTGAGAAAAGAAACAGTCATACAAGAAGGGACTGTCAACGTCCAGTTGTTGAGCGACAACGTCATATGTTTCTCCAG GGAGCTGGAATCATCCAGTGAAGATGCAGTTTTTGTCCTGACCAACTTCGCCAACAACACGGAAACGGTTAGCTTGGATGTTTTCGAGAATGCTCCTGACAGTCTAGTCGTTTACATCGCCAGTGTTAACTCAACATTGACTGCTGG cACTGCAGTCTCCCGCAGCAGCGTTGAAGTCTCTGCCTATGCAGGGCTTGTTCTTCGTACTAGTACTGAAAGTAGTGCCAACGTCCTCATCTCCACTGCAACACTCACGCTCTGCATGGCATTCCTGGTGTCTCTCCAGTTTTGA
- the LOC124299814 gene encoding alpha-glucosidase-like → MRGLLFLSLLALTSWSSVNADLDWWQTASVYQVYPRSWMDSDGDGIGDIPGIESKLEYLVDTGIDTFWMSPVYESPMVDFGYDISNFTSIDSIFGTMDDFDNLVATAKSLGLKVIMDLVPNHSSDEHEWFIKSLAGIDPYTDYYIWHNGTELENGTITRPNNWISYFGGYAWTWSSERQAYYYHKFTEEQPDLNYRNELVVQEMKDIIEFWLDRGVDGFRVDAVDTLFEDETYPDEPLSGLTDDPTDYDYTLHYYTMAQDETYEMVTQWRTLLDDYAFKTDNVTRIMMMETYENVTQVMKFYDAGAHFPFNFFLIMNVNGSNTASEIKELAIDEWLDNLPDNVTSDWVIGNHDRKRVATRYSSEQVDAMNMINHLLPGVSVTYYGEEIGMENLWISWEDTQDPWACNQDEDTYELYSRDPNRTPMQWDATTSAGFSTNESTWLPVHSNYLTLNLAAQMEAEVSHYKVYKALISLRQESVIQEGSVNVQLLTDNVMAFSRELDGSDPVIVVTNFANNTETVSLDVFENASDNMVVSIASINSELTEGTAVSRSSVEISALSGIVLRSGTDSGANAILSSAFFTLLMAVLARSIRC, encoded by the exons ATGAGAGGTCTTCTATTTCTTTCACTCCTGGCTCTGACGAGCTGGAGTTCGGTTAACGCAGATTTGGACTGGTGGCAAACGGCGTCAGTTTATCAAGTTTATCCGAGAAGTTGGATGGACAGTGACGGCGACGGGATAGGAGATATACCAG GTATCGAGAGCAAACTGGAGTATCTCGTCGACACTGGTATCGACACATTTTGGATGTCTCCTGTTTACGAGAGTCCCATGGTAGATTTTGGATACGATATTTCAAACTTCACGTCTATCGATTCAATATTCGGAACGATGGATGACTTTGACAACCTGGTAGCGACGGCCAAGTCCCTCGGACTAAAAGTGATCATGGATTTAGTACCGAATCATTCGTCGGATGAACACGAATGGTTTATCAAAAGTTTGGCGGGCATCGATCCCTACACGGATTACTACATATGGCACAACGGTACAGAATTGGAAAATGGAACTATCACTCGTCCTAATAACTGG ATCAGCTACTTTGGTGGTTACGCCTGGACTTGGAGTTCGGAAAGGCAAGCCTACTACTATCACAAGTTCACCGAAGAACAGCCGGACCTGAATTACAGAAACGAATTAGTTGTCCAGGAGATGAAG GATATAATAGAATTCTGGTTGGACAGAGGCGTCGACGGTTTTCGAGTCGATGCAGTCGACACTCTTTTCGAGGATGAAACCTATCCGGACGAACCTCTTTCCGGGCTGACTGACGATCCAACGGATTACGATTACACTCTCCACTATTACACAATGGCTCAAGACGAGACCTACGAGATGGTGACCCAGTGGCGCACTTTACTGGACGATTACGCATTCAAGACAGACAACGTAACGAGAATAATGATGATGGAAACTTACGAGAACGTAACGcaagtaatgaaattttacgacGCTGGAGCGCATTTTCCATTCAACTTTTTCCTTATCATGAACGTCAACGGCTCCAACACCGCATCGGAAATCAAGGAATTGGCGATTGACGAGTGGTTGGACAACTTACCCGATAACGTAACGTCGGACTGGGTG ATAGGAAATCACGATAGAAAACGCGTAGCCACCAGATACAGTTCGGAGCAAGTCGACGCGATGAATATGATCAATCACCTTCTTCCCGGAGTCTCTGTCACCTATTACGGCGAGGAAATCGGTATGGAGAACCTGTGGATATCATGGGAAGATACGCAGGATCCGTGGGCTTGTAACCAGGATGAGGACACTTACGAATTGTACTCGCGAGATCCTAACAGAACCCCGATGCAATGGGATGCTACTACTTCAGCCG GTTTTTCCACCAACGAGTCGACGTGGTTACCGGTCCACAGCAACTACCTTACCCTGAATCTCGCCGCTCAAATGGAGGCCGAAGTTTCCCACTACAAAGTCTACAAAGCGTTGATTAGCCTGAGACAAGAGTCAGTAATTCAAGAAGGATCGGTAAACGTTCAACTGTTGACCGATAACGTCATGGCTTTCTCAAG GGAGCTAGATGGATCCGATCCAGTGATTGTCGTGACGAACTTCGCGAACAACACGGAGACGGTCAGTCTAGATGTGTTCGAGAACGCGTCCGATAATATGGTGGTTTCTATAGCCAGTATAAACTCGGAACTGACTGAAGG AACCGCGGTTTCGAGAAGCAGTGTTGAAATCTCAGCCCTTTCTGGTATCGTTTTGCGAAGTGGTACAGACAGCGGTGCCAACGCCATTCTATCGAGCGCATTCTTCACTCTACTAATGGCAGTCCTTGCTCGCTCAATTCGCTGCTGA